From the genome of Candidatus Methylacidiphilales bacterium:
CCCACCTCAAAGCGGGTGCCAAAAAAGTCATCCTTTCCGCACCTTCCAAGGACGAGACTCCGATGTTTGTTTATGGCGTCAATCACGCCACCTACGCGGGACAAACGATCATCTCGAACGCTTCCTGCACGACCAACTGTCTCGCGCCGGTTGCAAAGGTCCTCAACGACACCTTCGGCATCAAGCGCGGCCTCATGACCACCGTGCATGCGGCGACGGCGACCCAGAAAACCGTGGACGGCCCGTCCAAAAAGGATTGGCGCGGCGGTCGCGGCATCCTCGAGAACATCATCCCCTCCTCCACCGGCGCGGCAAAAGCCGTGGGCAAGGTCATCCCCGAACTCAACAAGAAGCTGACGGGCATGGCCTTCCGCGTCCCGACCTCCGACGTCTCGGTCGTTGACCTCACGGTCGAACTTAACAAGGAAGCCTCCTACGAGGACATCTGCGCGGCCATGAAAAAGGCCGCCGATGGCCCGATGAAAGGCGTACTCGCTTACACCACGGACAAGGTGGTCTCCACCGATTTCCGCGGCGAAAGCTGCACCTCCATTTTTGACGCCGAGGCCGGCATCGCCCTCGACAAGACCTTTGTCAAAGTGGTTTCCTGGTACGACAACGAATGGGGTTATTCCAACAAGGTTCTGGAAATGGCCCGCGTCATTGCCAAGTAAACAATAAAACTGTTCTCCGGACGCAGCCTGCGGCAACACCGCGGGCTGCCGTTCCAATAAAAACCAACCGCCCCGCGCTTATGGCCAAAAAATCAATCCGCGACGTCGCCCTCAAAAACAAACGTGTTCTGATCCGCGTCGATTTCAACGTGCCGCAGGACAAAACCACCGGCGCCATCACCAATCCCCAGCGCATCGCGGCCGCGTTGCCGACCATTCAATACGCCCTCGAACAAGGCGCCTCGGTCGTGCTCATGAGCCATCTGGGCCGCCCCGACGGCAAGCGCATCGAGAAATACACTCTCAAGCCGGTAGCCGATAAACTGCAGGAACTGCTCGGCAAACCCGTAAAATTCCTGAATGACTGCGTGGGTCCTGAAGTCGAAAAAGCCTGCACCGCCCTCAAGCCCGGTGAAGTTGTCCTCCTGGAGAATCTGCGTTTCCATATCGAGGAAGAAGGCAAAATCAAGAACGAGGACGGAACCTCCGTCAAAGCCGACCCTGAAAAAGTCAAAGCCTTCCGCGCCGGTCTCACCCGCCTCGGAGACGTATATGTAAACGACGCTTTCGGCACAGCCCACCGCGCGCACTCCTCCGTCGTCGGCGTGGAACTGCCTGAAAAAGTCGCCGGCTTCCTCATGCTCAAGGAACTGGAAGCATTTGCGGCCGTGCTCGACAACCCGAAACGCCCCCTGCTCGCGATCCTCGGCGGCGCAAAAATCGCCGATAAAATTCCGCTCATCAAAAACCTGATCGACAAGGCGGACGCCATCATCGTCGGCGGCGGGATGTCCTTCACGTTCAAAAAAGTGCTCGAGGGCATGGAAATCGGCGACAGCCTTTTCGACGCCGAAGGCGCAAAGCTCGTGCCTGAACTTGTGGAAAAGGCCAAGGCCCGCGGAGTCAAACTCATCCTGCCTGTCGATTTTCTCTGCGCCGACAAATTTGATGCCAATGCCAACACCCGGATTGCGGAAGCCGCCAACGGCATTCCCGCGGGCTGGATGGGGCTGGATGCCGGCCCCAAATCGATTGAGTTGTACCGCGCCGCCATCCTCGACGCCAAGACCATCGTCTGGAACGGGCCTCCCGGCGTGTTTGAGTTCGATAAATTTTCAGGCGGCACCAAGGCCATGGCCAATGCGGTGGCCGATGCCACGGCAGCCGGAGCCATCAGTGTCGTCGGCGGCGGAGACACCGCGACAGCCGCCAAAAAATTCAAGGTGGTGGAAAAGATGACGCATTGCTCCACCGGCGGCGGCGCCTCCCTCGAACTTCTGGAAGGCAAAGTCCTGCCCGGTGTGGCCGCGCTCAGCGACAAATAAAAATCTTCAACCGCCTCTCCCAAAACCCAACTCTCAATTCATAACTACAAATCCTATGGCTTTTCGCAGAAAAATCATTGCTGGCAACTGGAAGATGAACAAGACCGCCACCGACGCCAAAAGCCTCGTGGCCGAGCTGGACGAAAAACTGGCGAAAGTTGACGAAATCGAGGTTGTCATTTGCCCCCCGTTCACCGCGCTTCATACCGCCCAGGAAACGCTCGGATCACACTCTCATCTGATTCTCGGCGGACAAAATATGCATCAGGAAACCTCCGGAGCCTACACCGGGGAGATTTCCGCCGGCATGCTGCGGGATCTGTTTTGCCGCTATGTCATCCTGGGCCATTCCGAACGGCGGCAGTATTTCCATGAAACGGACGAGTTGGTCAATAAAAAGGCCCACGTTGCGCTCAAGGTCCTTTTGAAACCCATCATTTGCGTCGGCGAAACCCTGGCTGAACGCGAAGGCGGCAAAACCGAGAAAGTCGTGACCACCCAGGTCAAGGGTTCCTGCGCCGGGTTTTCAGATGAAAATTGGGACGATGTGGTCATTGCCTATGAACCCGTCTGGGCCATCGGAACCGGAAAAACCGCCACTCCCGCCCAAGCCCAGGAGGTTCACGCCCTCATTCGTTCCACGATTGAAAAAATCGCCTCCAAAGCCGTGGCCGACAAGATCCGCATTCAATACGGCGGAAGCGTCAAACCCGAGAATGCCAGGGAACTGCTGAACCAGCCCGACATCGACGGCGCCCTGGTGGGGGGTGCCAGCCTGGATGCGGACTCCTTTGTGGCGATCATTAAAAACGCTTGTCAGGACAGCGAAGCCGCGTAATTTATAAACCCCTATGGTTACGATCCTGATTTACATCATTACCGGCTTTTTCGTGGTCTGCAGCCTCCTGCTGACCTTCGTCGTGCTCATGCAACGGCCCCGTTCCGAGGGTCTTGGCGCCGCTTTTGGAGGCGGCATGACCGAATCGCTCTTTGGCGCCCAGACTACCGACGTGTTGACCAAGATTACAATTTGGTTGGCGGCCCTCTTTTTTCTCTGCACCCTTTCCCTCGCGGTTCTGCATGCCAAACGCAGCTCCACCAGCGACTTGGCAAAAGCGCTGAAGGCCAAGGCCGCTATTGAACAGAAGACCCGTGAATCCAATAAGGCTGAAAACCCTGCTCCGGTTGAAACTCAAGCTGCAAAAGCTCCTGCCACCTCCACGGCGGCCGGCGCCTCAGTTCCCCCGGCGCCTGCCACTGCTCCTGCCCCGGCCAAAAAATAGCACCCCGCTTCTTTCTCTGGGCTTGCCGTTGGTTCTGCTCCTGACCGGAGCCTGCTCCAACCGTTCCACACAGGCGGACTTGGTCTTCATCAACGGCGCCGAACCCCAAACTCTCGATCCGGCCCTCATCAGCGGCCAGCTTGAAGGACGGCTTTCCTATTGCCTTTTCGAGGGCCTGACACGACACAATGCCAAAGGCGAAGCTATTCCCGGAATCGCCGAGCGCTGGGAAATCTCGCCCGACAGGCGCACTTACACGTTTCATCTGCGCCCGGACGCATTCTGGAGCAATGGAGATCCTGTCACCGCGGGCGATTTTGCGGATTCCTGGCGCCGCGTGCTGGAACCGTCCACCGACGCTGTTTATGCGGAAATTTTATTCTTTATCGAAAACGCGGAAGCCTATCAAAAAGGTAAAATCACCGATTTCAACTTGGTAGGCATCAAGGCCCCGGATTCAAAAACCGTGCAGGTGCGGCTCACGTCGCCCACTCCCTTTTTTATAGATCTGACCGCTTTCACCACCTATCTGCCCGTTCACATGCCTTCCGTCAGGAAATACGGGGAATCCTGGGCTCGTCCGGGAAACATGATCTGCAACGGCCCGTTTCTTTTGAAAGACTGGCGGATCAATGACCGGGTCATCATGGTCCGCAATGAGCGTTACTGGGACGCGGTTCACGTCGCTCTGAGGCGCGTGGATGCCCTGGCCACCTCCCAGGGAAATACAGCCCTGAACCTTTATCTGACCGGCGAAGCCGATTTGCTCCTCGATAAGGGGCTCATCCCCTCCCAAATTTTGCCGGAATTGCGAAAACGCCGCGATTTCCATGTCTTCAATTTTCTCGGAAGTTATTTTTACCGCTTCAACACGACCCGCCCGCCGTTTAATAATCCGCTCGTGCGCAAGGCCTTTTCCGCATCCATCGACCGAAATGTCATCGTGCAAAAAATCACGCGCGGCGGCGAGGCGCCCGCCCGGTCCCTTGTTCCAGACGGCATTTCCGGCTATCAACCCTACCCCGGCATCGGTTACAACCCGGAACAGGCCAGAAAATGGCTGGCCGAGGCCGGATATCCCGGCGGAAAAAAATTCCCAAGTGTCAGCATCATGTACAACGCCTCCCAGCAACATGCCGCAATTGCCGTGGAAGTACAGGCCATGTGGAAACGGGAGCTCCGGGTGGATGTCGAACTGCGACAGCAGGACTGGCCCACTTACCTGCGCGATATGGACCTGCTCAACTTTGATGTGGTTCGTTCCAGTTGGGTGGGCGATTATGCAGACCCCAATACCTTTCTGGATTGCTTTGTCACCGGACGCGGAAACAACCGGACCGGCTGGAGCAACCCGCGCTACGACCAATTGCTCGGCATGGCCGGTGTGGAAAGCAATCCGCAAAAACGCTTCGACGATATGCGGGAAGCTGAAAAACTTCTGGTGAGCAAAGATCCTCCCATCGCGCCACTCTATTTTTATGTCGGCATGCTCTGCTTCGATCCGGACCGGCTGGGCGGAATCGAAGGCAATATCCTGGATGAGCATCCCATCCGGACCCTCTACCGAAAGGATGCAAAATAATGCCCGCCTTTATTTTCAAGCGCATCGTTCAGGCATTGCTGGTCCTGGTCGTCGTCGTCTCCGCGACTTTTCTCATGGTTCGCCTCGCCCCCGGCAGTCCGTTCGGGGCCGAGCGCAAACTGGACCCAGCCGTCGAGCAGCGCCTCAATGCGCACTATCATCTCGACGGCACGATCCCGGAACAGCTTCTCTGCTATTGGCGCAACCTGCTCCAGGGAAATCTCGGCGAATCGCTCAAATACAAAAACCGTACCGTTGTTGAAATTCTCGCCCAGGCACTGCCCAAATCGGCCCTCGTCGGAAGCTGCGCACTTGTGCTTGCGCTCGGGGTCGGCATTGTTGCGGGCAGCCTGGCCGCCGTTTATCATAATGGCCCCCTGGACCGCGCCGCCATGCTGCTGGCACTCAGCGGCATCTGTCTGCCCCCTTTCCTGCTCGCGCCCCTGGCCATCCTCGTATTCGGCATTTACTTCCAGTGCTTCCCGGTCGCTGGCTGGGGTTCTCTCGATCATCTCGTCCTGCCGGCCCTCTGCCTTGCAGCACCCTATGCGGCCTACTGCAGCCGCTTGATGCGGTCCAGCATGCTCGATGTACTCGACCAGGATTACATCCGGACCGCGCGCGCCAAAGGCGTCGGCGAGAGTACGGTTGTTTTCCGCCATGCCCTGAAATCCGCCATTTTGCCCCTTGTCAGCTTCACCGGGCCTCTTGCCGCCAACATTTTGACAGGCAGCATGGTGATCGAGGATGTCTTTAAAATCCCGGGGCTTGGGCCTTTCTTTGTAAACAGCGTATTGACCCGCGATGTGTTTCTGCTCGGTGGAACCGTGATTGTTTATTTCACCGTTCTCATCACGCTGAACACCTGCGTCGATATCCTTTATACCGTCCTGGACAAACGGATCAAACTGCTGTGAAAAACGCTTTCACTACCCGCCACGTCATCGTGTACTGCCTGCTCTTGCTGGGAGGCATGGTGCTGCTCGCGCTCGCAGGCCCGTGGCTGAGCCCCTATTCCTTCGACGACACCCGCTTCGCCCCGCTTGAAGCGCCGGGCATCGCTCATTGGTTTGGTACCGACATGAACGGGCGCGACGTGCTCACACGCACACTATTGGGAGCCCGGCTCTCGCTGCTGGTCGGTTGTGTCGGCGCACTCGTCAGCCTCACGGTCGGTGTTTGCTATGGGATGCTCAGCGGTTATTTGGGGGGAGCCATCGACAACCTGATGATGCGCTTCGTGGATATTCTTTATTCGGTCCCCCGGCTCATCATCGTGATTTTTTTGATCGCCGTCTTCGATGTGGAAGTGCGGCAATTCCTTACCCTGATCGGGCTGGGCGGATTGCAACAATGGTCCCGGTTGCTGGTGCTGTTCGTGGGGCTGGGACTGGTGGAATGGCTGACCATGGCGCGCATTGTCCGCGGCCAGGTGCTTTCGCTCAAGGAACGGCCCTTTATCGACGCCGCGCGCGTCCTGGGACAAAGCAATCTCATCATCATGTTCCGGCATCTTCTGCCGAACCTAACAGGGCTGATCCTGGTCTATCTCACCCTGACAATCCCTGCGGTCATCCTGGATGAATCGTTCCTGAGCTTCCTCGGCCTCGGCGTGCAGGCGCCCCAGGCCAGTTGGGGCACTTTGTTGTCGGAAGGCGCCGGATTCATCAATCCCATCAAAATATCCTGGTGGATGCTGCTCGGGCCGGGATTGTGCATGGCCGTCACGCTGCTGGCCCTGAATTTCCTCGGCGACGCCCTCCGCGACCGCTTTGATCCGCGGTATAACAAGCGGTGAAGCTCCCCGTCCGCCGCGGCGGAACGCGGGTGCGTGGGATATTGTGCCGGCGAAGGATGTCAGCCCAGGCTATTCGTCATCGCGAGAAACCAAACCTTTAAGGAAGGTGTTTTGAGCGGGAAAGAACGGGAAATTTTGGAGTGCGCCGGCAGAGCGTAGTGGCGACGGCGCTTTTTACTCGCGACGCATGTCGGAGTTGTAGAAAATCCAAAGCGGTGTCGCGCCTCCGGCTTGCCACCGCACTCCATGTCGCTTCATGGTCAAAAATGATTTTCGTTATAAGATTCTGCATTTTAACATGTTGCCACAAGTGTTCATTAGGAGGAGTCTTCGAGGTGGCGATCCAGTACTTGTGTATAACGGAGAGCTATCAAGAGGGGCAGAAAGGTCGCCGCGGCGACCGCTTCGGGCTGTATGGTCTCCTTCCTCTATCTCTAGGAACACAGGCATCTGGATCACTCGCGATTTATCGGAGTTGCGCAGCGGATGTTTTTTGATTCATTTCGGGCTGTGCTCATTACGCCCGTTCATGACGAACGCTCGGAGCTGACAGCAATTTCCTATCAGTTCAATAAATTAATCATTGTTGCGCCTGTTGGAACCAAGAGTGAATCCAATCGCAGATAAGAGCAGTTGCAGCGGCTGCACTTACTCCGATAGCAGCATTATCGATTGCTTTTTTATTCTGTTCATAAAAACCTGGTTCGTGAGTCTGCTTAGGAATAGCGGCGGTAACATTTCCCCTGTCAGGCGCTTGATTAGCTCCTAATAATCCATCGAGTTCAGCGTTGGTAAGATTTTTTTCGACGATATTATCATAAACAATTTCCTGTGATTTTAATCGAAGGCCCCAAAGAATCTCGGCCCAACCTCCACTGTTGTCCGGTTTCCGCCAAATAATTATTTGTTCAAAATATAATACACCATTGTTGTAACAAGCATCATCTATGTCATAATAAATTACATTGCCTCTAAAACCATAGGCTTCGAGAATTTTTTGGCTGTCTGGTCTATATTCTTTGGTCAATTCTTCAGTAATTTTTGTCTTGTTAGCGTCTATGAAAGATTTGATCTCATCTTCCGATTTTTGTGGTTCTGGGATTGGTTGCGATTGAATCGCAACATTATTATTATTCGCAGATGATGTTTGCGAAGCCGTTTCTGCCATCTGTGACTTTAGCTTTTCGTTTTCTAATTTTAGACGTTCAATTTCAACTTGCTGTTGAATGCTCTCAGTATCCGTTGCCTGCGTGTTTGTTGTTTTTGTGGCTGTACCTGCACATCCAACAATAAACAGAAATATTAAACACGGTGGAATGCTTTTACCCATAAACCCTCCCCATTGAGACTGACAAACAGGAGTTCATAGTCAAGGGGAAAAGCGGTAGTGGCTCGGTGTTGAAAAAAATGTGCCCCCTGCACGGATAGTCGGGCAGAGGGTTAGCCTGCAATGCAGACATATCATGCTACTCATTGCTGCTCTTCCACATCACTTTAATGTCAGGTGACTCTGCCCTTTCCATACAACTATCTGCAGGCTTTACCGGTGTGCATGTGGTTATCCGCGCTTGCGCGGTTTTACCGGGAAGTCAAAATTTTGGTTAACATACTTAACCTCCCTCTGGCTTTCAGCCAGGTAAAGCCTTACTGAAATTCAAGCTTTGTCAATCAAATCGCTGATCTCTTCAATCGTCCAGACATGATCGGTCTTCTTTCACTCGACAGCTCAAACTTCAAGTCCAACTGAGGCTCTTGAGAACCAACCTTAAGCAGATAGGAAACAGGCTTTCCAGCAATTGCATCGACGATGTTTACCACCTCCTGAATGTATTGTTCTAATCCGCCCTGCGGATCATAAGAGGGAACAGCATCCTTGCTCATATGTGCCAGAAAATAGTTCCGAGCCTTCACCTTCAGTTCATTGATTGACTGGCGATAGCTCTTCAGTCGCTTGTCGATCAATCTCGCATCCTGCTGCGGCATTGAATCTCTGATACTACGTAACGCTTCACGTAAAGAATGATTTGTTTTATCATCGTCATCCAATCGACACAGTCGAAGTATCAGATCGTTTTCAAGCACCCTAAGTTGTACCCGCCAACGGTGAAGATCAAATCGAGTTCCTGTTCTGATGCTGTATTCGGAAATGCTATTGCGATATGTCAGGTAAACGATGAGCAAATTCAGGCATTCAAACTTGATGCCGTCGAGTTCATTCGAAGTTCTTGTCACTTGCTTAGGTTTCTTATTTCGCTTTCGTCTCTTAGGCTCAACTCTCAATTTTCAATGTTTTGCTTTTCAAGTTCCATTTTATTTCAAAAATACATTCGTACATTCAAGATTTTGTTGCAGTCCGTTGATTATTGAGAGTTGACGGCATTATTTTTTAGACCGAACCATACGTCACTGTGTTCGACTCGCTTGCCCATAATTGCCTTCAGCCAAACCACGGAATGAAAGATCTTCATCCAAATCAGGCCAGTGGAGGCCAAATGGAGAAATCTCAATGTGGTTTAGTTGTTCCGGAGAAGCAGCGCACAAACGAGGGTTTCCGGCAATGGGGAAACGGATTTCCACACCACTGTCCATAAAGACCGTAATATGACCGTCAGCGTAAGCGGCTGATTTAGCTCTGTCGAGTAATGTGTTCATCCCATTTTCTATTTCGCTTTCGCCGCGGCAAAATTAGGATTCAACGGGTTGACATCCACCCCGCGCTGCTGCGGCAGAACGACCAAATCCATGTCTTCCATCGGTATGGCGCCAAGAAGAACCTCGTCCCCCATCACAATAGCTCCAACATAAGCAATCCGATTTTTAAACCGGGTTTCAATGGGGCCGACGTAGGGAACCCTCTTTTTTGTCCCGTCGGCCAGGGTCACTTCCTTTTCTCCTTCGTCCTCCAGATCAAGTTGAATGCGAATGTGCTCGGGAATTCTCAGAAACACGGTTTCTGTATCCGCAAGAGCCTGAACCTCAACGGCCTCTCTCTTTGGATTGCGGGGATTTTTCAGTGTGAGCATGCAATAGGATAGTCCCATTAAAGGATTCTATCAACACTCGAAAAGATGACAATCCGGGAGAGTTTAAAGTTTCAAGTGGTTGTTTTTTCACGTGTTTAGCGGGCAAAACAAAACCCCCTTTGCTTCCCCCTTGTCAGGGGGATAGATACAGCGCGCTAACCCCAAATGGTCTTCCTTTGCGTTCGTAGCGTCCTGGGTTCGCACTTCGGACGAATCCGTCCGGCGGCGGATTTGTAAGTGTTAAGTTTGTTATCTTCCTGATCTTCGCGACCTTCCTGTAAAAATGTTTTATTTTGCGAATTTTGAGCCTTCCCGCTCGCGACGCATGTCGGAGTTCGCGGCAATCTGTTTTCATCCGCGTGAATCTGCGTTTATCCGCGGTTCAATATGTTCGCCCCCCGGCCTTCAATATCTTGAGATGGAGTAAGAGTAGGATTAAGAGCAAGAGTAAGATTTTGAACCGTGAAACCCGGGCTTCATTTTTCACATAGCCAAAAAGCCCCGAAATAGGCAGGCTACCAGCACATGACCCCCGATT
Proteins encoded in this window:
- a CDS encoding peptide ABC transporter substrate-binding protein, whose amino-acid sequence is MPLVLLLTGACSNRSTQADLVFINGAEPQTLDPALISGQLEGRLSYCLFEGLTRHNAKGEAIPGIAERWEISPDRRTYTFHLRPDAFWSNGDPVTAGDFADSWRRVLEPSTDAVYAEILFFIENAEAYQKGKITDFNLVGIKAPDSKTVQVRLTSPTPFFIDLTAFTTYLPVHMPSVRKYGESWARPGNMICNGPFLLKDWRINDRVIMVRNERYWDAVHVALRRVDALATSQGNTALNLYLTGEADLLLDKGLIPSQILPELRKRRDFHVFNFLGSYFYRFNTTRPPFNNPLVRKAFSASIDRNVIVQKITRGGEAPARSLVPDGISGYQPYPGIGYNPEQARKWLAEAGYPGGKKFPSVSIMYNASQQHAAIAVEVQAMWKRELRVDVELRQQDWPTYLRDMDLLNFDVVRSSWVGDYADPNTFLDCFVTGRGNNRTGWSNPRYDQLLGMAGVESNPQKRFDDMREAEKLLVSKDPPIAPLYFYVGMLCFDPDRLGGIEGNILDEHPIRTLYRKDAK
- the gap gene encoding type I glyceraldehyde-3-phosphate dehydrogenase; this encodes MIKVGINGFGRIGRMVFRAAIQNFSKDIEIVGINDLLEPDYLAYMLQYDSVHGKFKGDIAVDGNHLIINGKKIRLTAEKDPATLKWNEVGADVVVESTGLFLDHATAEAHLKAGAKKVILSAPSKDETPMFVYGVNHATYAGQTIISNASCTTNCLAPVAKVLNDTFGIKRGLMTTVHAATATQKTVDGPSKKDWRGGRGILENIIPSSTGAAKAVGKVIPELNKKLTGMAFRVPTSDVSVVDLTVELNKEASYEDICAAMKKAADGPMKGVLAYTTDKVVSTDFRGESCTSIFDAEAGIALDKTFVKVVSWYDNEWGYSNKVLEMARVIAK
- the pgk gene encoding phosphoglycerate kinase; translated protein: MAKKSIRDVALKNKRVLIRVDFNVPQDKTTGAITNPQRIAAALPTIQYALEQGASVVLMSHLGRPDGKRIEKYTLKPVADKLQELLGKPVKFLNDCVGPEVEKACTALKPGEVVLLENLRFHIEEEGKIKNEDGTSVKADPEKVKAFRAGLTRLGDVYVNDAFGTAHRAHSSVVGVELPEKVAGFLMLKELEAFAAVLDNPKRPLLAILGGAKIADKIPLIKNLIDKADAIIVGGGMSFTFKKVLEGMEIGDSLFDAEGAKLVPELVEKAKARGVKLILPVDFLCADKFDANANTRIAEAANGIPAGWMGLDAGPKSIELYRAAILDAKTIVWNGPPGVFEFDKFSGGTKAMANAVADATAAGAISVVGGGDTATAAKKFKVVEKMTHCSTGGGASLELLEGKVLPGVAALSDK
- the tpiA gene encoding triose-phosphate isomerase codes for the protein MAFRRKIIAGNWKMNKTATDAKSLVAELDEKLAKVDEIEVVICPPFTALHTAQETLGSHSHLILGGQNMHQETSGAYTGEISAGMLRDLFCRYVILGHSERRQYFHETDELVNKKAHVALKVLLKPIICVGETLAEREGGKTEKVVTTQVKGSCAGFSDENWDDVVIAYEPVWAIGTGKTATPAQAQEVHALIRSTIEKIASKAVADKIRIQYGGSVKPENARELLNQPDIDGALVGGASLDADSFVAIIKNACQDSEAA
- a CDS encoding DUF2442 domain-containing protein, with product MNTLLDRAKSAAYADGHITVFMDSGVEIRFPIAGNPRLCAASPEQLNHIEISPFGLHWPDLDEDLSFRGLAEGNYGQASRTQ
- a CDS encoding ABC transporter permease, coding for MKNAFTTRHVIVYCLLLLGGMVLLALAGPWLSPYSFDDTRFAPLEAPGIAHWFGTDMNGRDVLTRTLLGARLSLLVGCVGALVSLTVGVCYGMLSGYLGGAIDNLMMRFVDILYSVPRLIIVIFLIAVFDVEVRQFLTLIGLGGLQQWSRLLVLFVGLGLVEWLTMARIVRGQVLSLKERPFIDAARVLGQSNLIIMFRHLLPNLTGLILVYLTLTIPAVILDESFLSFLGLGVQAPQASWGTLLSEGAGFINPIKISWWMLLGPGLCMAVTLLALNFLGDALRDRFDPRYNKR
- a CDS encoding ABC transporter permease translates to MPAFIFKRIVQALLVLVVVVSATFLMVRLAPGSPFGAERKLDPAVEQRLNAHYHLDGTIPEQLLCYWRNLLQGNLGESLKYKNRTVVEILAQALPKSALVGSCALVLALGVGIVAGSLAAVYHNGPLDRAAMLLALSGICLPPFLLAPLAILVFGIYFQCFPVAGWGSLDHLVLPALCLAAPYAAYCSRLMRSSMLDVLDQDYIRTARAKGVGESTVVFRHALKSAILPLVSFTGPLAANILTGSMVIEDVFKIPGLGPFFVNSVLTRDVFLLGGTVIVYFTVLITLNTCVDILYTVLDKRIKLL
- the secG gene encoding preprotein translocase subunit SecG, which codes for MVTILIYIITGFFVVCSLLLTFVVLMQRPRSEGLGAAFGGGMTESLFGAQTTDVLTKITIWLAALFFLCTLSLAVLHAKRSSTSDLAKALKAKAAIEQKTRESNKAENPAPVETQAAKAPATSTAAGASVPPAPATAPAPAKK